The Setaria viridis chromosome 2, Setaria_viridis_v4.0, whole genome shotgun sequence DNA window CCGGGTGGGTCAGGTCGtccgcggcggaggtggaggacaTGATCGTGCGCGCCGCCAAGAAGGGCCAGCAGCCGTCGCAGATCGGCACGCTTCTCCGCGACGCGCACGGCGTGCCGCTGGTCCACGGCGTCACGGGCGGCAAGATCCTGCGCGTGCTCAGGGCCCGCGGCCTCGCGCCGGAGGTGCCCGAGGACCTCTACTtcctcatcaagaaggccgtcgCGATCAGGAAGCACCTGGACAGGAACCGGACGGACGTGGACGCCAAGTTCCGCCTCATCCTCGTCGAGAGCAGGGtccaccgcctcgcccgctACTACCGCCGCGCCAAGAAGATCCCCGCCTCCTGGAAGTACGAatccaccgccgccagcacTCTGGTGGCATGAGTGATGGGTTCGTTTGATTTGAGCTTCTCGGTTCCTGTGAATTGATTCTCTACAGCTATGGAGTTTACCTTAATCCTAAGTTAAGTTATAGTGGTAGTACTTTTTGGTATGTAAGGTGTTAAATTTATCTACATTATGCACCTGGGAAGAAGTATTTATCTTGAGAGTTTATGAGACTGGATCAGGTTTTAGTCCTTGGGAGCTAGATTATTAAAAATGGTTTGGAGTTGGGTTTAACCCTGAGTAGGTTGGTAATACTCTGTATGGAGGTATGCTCATCGAAAGTTCAGAATGAAGCAAGAGACTTGGTGGTATTCTGTTTGCACGTTTTCCTCTTTGTTATGTTGATTGCACAATTGATACGTGGTACTTTGTTTTTTATATAACTTAACCAGTTATCTATTCTACATTGTTTGGTAAGAGGCTGGACTGCTGGACAGCAGCATTGGTTGAGAACTCTAGGGAGAAATGTTGATACTTGGGTTATTTTGGTTTCCTTATTACATATTTTCGATTGATCTGTGCAATGTGTTCTGTTTGGCTGTCCAATTTTAAAGTTTTAGGTTTTGGTTCTACAAGCACATACGGGTGCATGGGGTGCTTTCAATGGAAAAATTGGGATGTAATGCCAGTTTGATTTAAATGTTACAGATTTGGATCCAAATGCCCAAGAAGTAATCTTTGGTTGGTAGGTAGTGTTCTCTAGTTTCTAGTGATGTATGGTCATGATCCTTTTTTGCTGTAATTTATCTCTTGTACATGGTCTGAGAGGGGCATCGCTAAGAAGCTTAAAAAGTTGTCAGAGTACTGGTGGTTTTGTTTCTATTTGGTTCTAGTGCCATTAATTTAGGTCCATGTCAGGTGACCATGCAGCGGTTGTTCTATTCTATTTTCAGAGTAATTTAATTAGGTGATCTTGATGGTTGAAATCTCCTTGTTAGGATATTATGCAATTTGGAGTGAGTATTACTCTTGCATTTTAGAGATTTGGGTGGGAAGGTTTTGTGTCATTGAATTTGGCTCCTGGCTGTAATGTCGCAGCATCCAGAGGTCATCTGGTGAGTTACTGGGGTCAATTTTTGGGTTAGCAGCATATCTATGTTCAGAGCATGTCTGCCTCTGATTTGGCTGTTTCCTTGCTGAGGGTCCAGCAACATGGCTGCCTTCACTAACAGCCCACTAGGGATTCTTGGGGAAATTGTTTCTTTTAAGAATTTGAGCCCAAAATGATTCAAGACTGATATTTTTTGTTTAATTTAAATCTTGTACATTGGGTGAGAGGAGTATCACTAACAACCTTCCGAAGACTTGCTTTCAGAGTAGTGGTATTCCCGCTTCTGTTTGGTTGCTTGTTCCACTAAATTTAGGTCCAAGAGCTGTACATAATTTGCCTATATTGAGTGGTAAGCCTGAATGTCGGTAACTCCATATCTGGTCATCATGCAATGTGGAGTGaccatttgcatttgcattgtcGAGCTAAAACTATTGAGTGGCAAGGTTTTTTTAGTTGACATTTCTTTGTTTTGGGCTTTTGGCTTGCTGCCATATTGTAGTGTCAAAAGATCACTGGGCAGTTTTTAGGTTGATCATTAGGGCAGGTCTACTTCTTGATTGGGCTGTGCTAAGGATCCAGTGTAACATGGTGTCATAGTATAGCTATTATCTCCACACTACCAGCCCACTTGTAACACTTGGTGAAATTGTTTTGAGAATCTTTTGACCATAATGATTCTGGAGCTGGGGGCAAAGTATCTAGCTAGACTTTATAGTAGTTTGTGATCATATCCCAAAGATCTGATAATCTGATACACAATCCCTTTAGTCCAACATGTGTAGGGTGCTTAACATGTAACAACCAGACATGTCGTCATCAGTTGTTTGCGCATATATTAGTGGTTTGCATATAAGATTTAGGGCTTAATTAGAAAGGCTAGCTGCAGCCATGCTTGACAATGATTGACCAAATAAAGCGTCCGCGCTTTATCATGCGGATGCCCTGTTGGCTGGTGCTTGCAGCGCTGGGAATCGTTGTCGCATGTACGCCGCTGGTCGAAATAATTCTGCATGATTTTCTATCCAGTTGGATGCTTGATTTGAATTGATCAAGGAGATCGTCTGCACTCGCTGTCTGGATTTCTGTGGTATTATTCTTTTTTTGTGCAAAGCTGTTGAACAGGGATTCGGAGTGTTGAAGGGTTTGGACTGTTTTGATCGCTGCTCCTAACTCCTTCAGAGTTGGTTTCAGTTGCTGAAACTGCTGTGCATGATTTCAACTTTCAAGTAACGAGAAACTCTTATCTTTTGGTGAATGATTCAATCAAGTTGGATGGTTGGTTTGCATATATCTTACTGGATGTGCAGACTAGTTTTTGGGAGAGATGCTGCTCAACATAATGCTATGTGTTGGACCACTTAACCACTAGTTTACCACTACTACTGTGTGCCTGTGTGGGTAGGCTTAGTTTATCTTGGATGCTGGGCTTGGATAGTTCATCTTATTGGTAGGCCATGCTTTGGTACTCATGTTTGCACATGTTACCAAACATACATGTACTGCTGACTGCTGAGGTGAGGTCAAAGTCGATGCATCGAGATGCCATCTACTGCTCAGTTTCAGATGTGGTCTGATGGAGAAAATTGAGTTTAACTGAAAACGTACTCGCATGTTCTGGTCAAACCCAGGCAAGAATTCCCTGATGCTGCCAAGTGCCAGGATAAACAAGGACATTGCTGGTACACTTGCCGTGGTATTGAATTGAGCACGCCATTTGTTTATGGAATAAACAAGAGATCGCCGGACATGTTGCCATGGCGCCGTCTGATCGGACAGTTCATCGCCGGGCATTTTTTATGGCTGGATCCAACAGCTTCCCAGCATGCAAATCTGCATAAATGTACATGCTCATTCAGACAGTTGCGTGTCCACAGCATCTCGCAAAGTCTCATCGGCTTACATCTCTTCTGCCTCCAGTGCTAGTCATCTCTCTTCCTGTTCCTCCTGCTCgcgtttcttcttcttcttcttcttcttgttgccaTGGCCAGCCTCGTGCACCAGGCGTCCATGCCGGCGAGGGCGATGCCGGCGTGCGACGAGGAGCTCGTCCCGCAGGGCTTCAGCTGCTTCGGGCGCTCGCTGTCTcgggcgtcgtcgtcgagccGGCTCGAGTACAGggcgctgcagcagcagcagcagcaggagcagggcgAGGAGAGGTGCGCCGCGCAGGACGCGTGGTCGGCGCGCGCCAAGCTGCGGTGGAAGGCCGTGGCGCACGAGATCATGGCgaaaggcggtggcggcggcgcgcggcggaggaaGCAGCAGCTCGCGGCGTTCAGCTACGACTCCAGGAGCTACGCGCTCAACTTCGACCAGGGCGCCGCCGagtagcagctgcagcagcgtGTCTGCACGCGGCCGGCCGACCCGGCGAATGGTGCGGGTCGGCAGAGCCTGAAACAGCACGGTGGCGTGTGCGTGGGTTCGTGCACGGCGACAGGTCGGCGAGGGAGCAGGCGGCTGTTGATGATGCCGTCCGCTGCGGAGGTGGAGGACGGCAGGACGCGATCGTGGCGCTGCGCAAGGAGGGCGACATGCCGTCGAACATCGCGGCACGGTGCTCCGCGTCCTCCTCTGGTGCTTAACGTTTCTGCAGTGTTGAGAAATGCAGTGGGGATCACCGTAGCAGGCTGTGAGGAGTGAAATAGCTATTGCTAGCTGTTGTGGGAACGTTGCAAGGAAAATTGTTTGCAAATTTTGTTTAGAGTTTGTGACATCACTGTTTTTTTCCCCCCATTTAGGAGTGAAATAAACCATCCGGGAATTGTTGTCGCATGTACGCTGCCGGTTTGCCTTAATGCTGCATGATTTTCAATCCAGTTGGATGCTTGATCTGAATGGATTGCAGGTATCTCTGCACTCTTGCTGTTTGGATTGGTTTGTGATTCTCTTGGCTCAAATCTGTTCAGCTGGCATTAGATGTGTTGCAGTTTTTGGCTGCTCTGATCATTGGTCTGTCTTCTTTAGGTGGTTCCTCAATTCCGCAGGAAAACTTATTTAAGTTTCCGACTGCAGCGCATCAATCTACCAATGCTTGAGGGCGAAAAACCGCGCAAGCGCACATGGTTAAATAGGACAGCAAATATCAAACAAATAAATTATTTGGCGTGCATATGCTTAATGGCACGATATAATAAACCGCCATAACATTTTACCATTACAACTGTTTTCCTTTGCAAATGAGTGCTGAAAATCCTTTGAAGAAAAGATACAGCTCCGAAACTGGAGTGCACCAAAGTACCAGACACAATCCTTGAACTCAGACAAGTTCGGTGCCGTCGCCCTGGATGCAGAAGCGGAGACAGTCCACAGCAGTACGCGGGCCTAACGGACGGTAGTGCCAAGGTTCTTTGCTTCCATCTGTAACATTGTACCCCCGGGTCTCCCCGTCACTATCAACCCCAAGATAGATGGTGTTAGGAGTGACAGGGGCAAAGGCATCTTCTCGATCTCGATCATATTCACAGTATAGCATTCTTCCTCCCCCGTCACTGGATCATGCTCGACGAGGTCCGCGcgcgctcccgccgccaccgcttccTTAACGTCTCCACCGGTGAGTACATCAGGATGGACAATCCCGGAGCTCGACGACCACAGGTTGCTCACGCTCACCCCCGAgggcctcctcctgctgctccacgAAGCCACCCTGGTCGTCCGCCTGCTTAATCCGCTCACACACCAGTTCACCGACTTTCCCCGGTTGACCGAGCTCCTGCAAGCTAGGGGCTATGAGTCGGCACGAAGTCTTCAGGTGTATGGTGCTGGCCTTGTTGCCGATGCCTCCACAGTGGCAGTATGTTTCTCTTGTCCCATGGTGCTTGCTGTTGCTAAGCCCGGCGGCAAGAGCTGGACCGTGATCAACGACGACTACATGAATTCGGTCTTGCCTTTTGCGGGGCGTTTCTACTGTGCCACCTACAGGGGTGTCATGGTGGTGAATATCACTTCAGATCAGCAGCCGCCAATGCTGCTGATGGTCGCTGAACTGAGCGAGTCATTttatttctccaaaatggcgCACAGCTCTCACCTGGTGGACAATGGTGGGGAGTTGATGCTGGTGCACCGATGTCTGGACAGCAACTATAAGAGAAAGTATGATGTTTATAGAGTGGATTTTGAAGCTGGACTCCTGATGCCGGTCAAGAGCTTCAACGGGTGTGCCGTGTTCATGGGCATGAGCCGCACAATCTCTGTATCAGCAGGGGTCTTTCCCTCTATCACTGCTGACATAATCTAACTGGCGTGCGAATGTGATAGGCAAATTCTGGGGTACAATATTGCAGATGGAAGCAGAGTACCTTGCCAATGCGGTCCAATTCCTGATGGGTGGGTATGCCCGGATAGCATTATCGACTGCCTGTGCAACTGCATCCAGGGCATCGGCGACCGACTTGCCTGAGCTCACGTATATTGCTGTGTTTGCTGCGAATCTGGATCTCGAGCTGCATTCCTTTAAGCTGTACCTGGTTTTGTCGTGCCTTTGAGCATAGAGCTTTTTTGGGGGTACAAATATAATTTTGCGGCACCTATTCCCAACATTTGTACCTCAACAAATAATGTATCAACGCATATTTATATTTGGTACAAGCATTTAGCATGTGTACTTGCCTTAGTTCCAACTGCTCGAGTACGCCCCGTTTAGCTTATTTGAAGGAACTGCGAACAACTTGATTGCCTGAATCTATTTGCACGATCATTGACGCTTGATCGGCGGCCAAGGTGGTGCATTCCAGGAGGCACCCTTGGAGTTTCTGTACTCCAGCTAGCATCTCCTCCTGGGGCGTGATCTCCATGTGCATGTGCGACCTCGCCGGCTAAGCCAGGTCCTTCGATTACTTCCGACATGCACGATGATATGCCTAGGCTTGTAATACCTGCAATACCACTGTGTGGCTGTGTTCCTGAGTCTTGATGATGCTTCAACTTGGCCCAGTTTGTTTATCTATCCCAGTTTCATGCTCCTGCCGGTATTGATTCTTCTAGAAAACCGACCGTATTTGCCTTACAAATGTATTTGCAAACGGAACTTAGAGAAGTCGAAAACCTTAGCAGGCAGAATCAACAAACTCAAGCTCGAGGTTACGCTGGCCATAAATAAAGAAGTAAAGAACGACCGGTACAGCAGACTCAACCCGTCAACCGGATATGCCCTCGACCTCGACGAATAGGTTGAACCCAACATATCATAGCTTCAACACTTACGGAGCGAAAAATAGACACAGCTCAAGCCATTAATAGTTGACAGGTGACATTCTGTACAAAGTTTGCTTCAAACGAAATCCCAATTTTGCTCTCTGGAGGCTAAGAAGCACGATGCTACGAGAAAAAGGAGCATGGCATAACACTAGTGAAGCAGATGCAAGATAGATTTGGGACCATCTTCAGTCTTCACCGAATTCTATCTGTATTCTCCACATACACCCAGCAATTGAAATCCACTCATGTACATTTACAGGCGGACAGAACTCACGTTTATTAGTTATTATGTGTAGAACAAAAAAGAAGCCGAGTAATCAACAGAATAATTTCTATAGCACGCACTGTCTCCCGACGTATCAATTGGAGCTTACAAGGAAGGCATGCTGGCACACTCCGCACTCCACTGTCTCTGAGCCAGATGTTGGAACCTGAACCTGAAGTTCCACAGCCAAATGGTACAAATGCATTATAATAGTTAATTCGCCATGTACCAAAAGCAAAATTACTAGGAGCATCTGTGAATTTGTGTTATGCACGGCCGACAGCTTACCTGAAGATGGACTGTGCAGGTAGGGCATGCAACTTCCCTCATTCTGGTACCAGATGCACCACCACCAGATACGGGACCTTTTCAAGCCGAGATTTCAGAATTCTGATGCACTGTAGTCCGTAATTTGAACTTGTAAAAGGGATGGCAAGCAAGAAGTACCTGAAGACTTGCGGTTTCGCTCCATTTCCTCCTAATGACAGCATAATTTCGTTAAAATGATTGATATCATAAACAAATTATAAGACATTTCAGCTCTATGGTTCATCTTTTTTCCCATTGGACTTTGTGAATAACCAAAATGATGCGCAAAATTTCCTGAAGGCAACTTCATGCCTTCATGGGATAAAGATCCTTATTCGAACTTTCCACAACTTCATCTAGTTATAGTTCTTGAATCGAAGTAATTGGAAGCATGCAACTTATAGCTTGCAGGTAGATTAAAACATCTGGTAAGCCTTTCAATATAATGGCCGAGTTGCAACAGCAATCTTACCATCACTGGGGAATATTGATGCTGCTCATACTAGCCTTTTTTATACCTAAGCTAGTGCCTGCTTTTGCCTTATCAATGTGCAACAAAATATGCACTAAAAAAATTTGGTTGTGAAACTGTACGCCCCCAATTTGGCCATGTTTTTGGTAAAATGATGATCTACAAAATCATATCAATGTTGCAATAATGGAAGGGACTGCCAAATTTCTGGCAGTAAAATGCACTATCCAATGAAAGCAACAAAACTTTTGACACTTTTGGCTTCAAACCAGGAATGCCCAATTAAATCAAGTGCACATGCCACTTAAATAGTTAATGAATATATGCCAGAGGAAATACCTTAAGTTTTCTAGCAAGATCTCCATGACTCTGCACGGTTGCAGATCTGCTGGTAGCTTCCTTAGCCATGCTAAGCCTTTGAGTGACCTCAGCCTGTAAGATATAAGAACCAACCATTATGAGCGCATGGCATAGCAACTCTACCAACAGCCAAGCATAGTTCCATATAAACCTATCTGAAATACTAATAGTGTCTTATGCAATGAAATTATTGCCTAAAATAgaactactactccctccgtcccaatttataggtcattttggcttttctagctGCATAGTTTtagctatgcacttagatatatgcTTACGTCTAGATACACGGTAAatactatgaatctagaaaagccaaaacaacctatgaTTTGAAACCGAGGGAGTAACTTAATAGAACAAAACATATAGGTAGAAAAACACAAAGCAAACATACACAACTCAGGGATGTATTTAAGTCGGTACCGAAAATCCAGCAAATAAGTTGTCCAGAGCTACAGCATCTACAGGGTGAGTTATTAAGCAAAGAACAACAATAACCAAACCGCCTTAGCTATAGGGTGGGTACACTATATTGAAGTAACATTACGAAGCACATTAACAAGAGGAGCTACAGATCCAGCAGTGCAATCCTGGTTCAAAACCACTAGCAACAAAGaagtgacaactgacaagtgAACTGAATATTACAAACTCGTAGCCTTGTTTTAACAATGCTGGTATTCATAAATGTGGGGTTGAAAGAGAGCTTACGAACTGAAACTAACATAGAAGCAAAGTAAGTCCAGTCAATGTGAAAAGAAGGAAATCATTGAGTAACAATTGCGTGGCGGAATGTACCATGCATCTATCACAAACTCGGACAAGCGGAGCATTATCCTCAGCTGTCAGAGCAATTCTTCCCTGACTGCATTTGTCACAGAAGATTTCACCACAGTTCCGACAATGATGCTGCAGAAAAGGAACCATCTTGATACATCAAAATTTTTACCATAAGAGATAATGAGTACATGGACAAAGATGCTATATAGATTACCCTGCGATTGAAAGGGCTAAAATCAACAGCACATGAGTGGCACTTCTTAGCAACCTCGTCTGGAACCTAAAAAGGTGACAAAAGTATATATTAAATAATGCAGACACTTAATAACAGAATAACAAGTGAAGAGACATAATAATCATAAGATTAAGAAAGGGTGATACAAGATTAATCATAAGATTAAGAAATGGTGATACAAGATGGTGAAAACTGTCAAGAAGAATTTAGAATAAGATCCATAACACTAACATAAACCAATAGAAGTAGAGGTGATGAATGTGATCTGAGGAAATGTTTAATGAGGGTTAGAGATGCATGTAATCACATACATGCAGCAGAGCACAGAAGATATTCTTATCAAAATATCATGTCAAACAACATCTGCAAGAAAATAGCTACACTAGAACAGTTCCTTTAATCTTAATCGTGTAGTCAAGTAACCATTCGATATTAGGGATCAGCTTACCCAATGGTCTTTCACTTCATCAACAGGTTTTGCAAACATCCAATCAAAAcctttcttcttctcatttGATTGAACCGTAGGATTGCCAGCATCCACAGTTCCTTTGCTTTTAGCATCTCCACCAATCTCCTTAAACTAAATACCAAAGCACAAAGTTAAGTGTTGCACAGGCAAAAAGAGCAAAATTGTTTTTCAATGCAATTACATGCATAAATGACCCACTGAACAAAATACACCACCAAGCAGATAGTCAACCTACATCTGTAGTGAAATTTATAAGAAAAAATAGGCAGGTTTCTACAGAAAACTTTCAGACAAAACATTAACAATCCCATCCAATATCCAGCTTATCCAACTTGTCTCCCTTTCCAAAACAAGAAAGTGTGCACTTCAAACACAGCAACCATTGAGATATAAATTCAAAAGGACAACATGACAGTAAAGAATAAAATGCCATTTTGGTAGTTTTATGTTATGTGAGCACATCTTAAAACTGCTGCATGCTAGCAAATTATAAACCATTCTGAAGCAACAACAAAGACAAAAAAGAACGGAAGTAGAAATATAATGGAACTTAACATCACCTCAGAATCATTTTGATTGTTTTCAGTAGATACACGAGGCCAAATATTGTCAGGGATAGGGAGAATAGTGGTGCTGCAATACCTGCACTGTTGCTGCTGTCACAGTGTCAAGCATAGTATTGGAAGTATAACTGTTTGACTTCAGCCTAATTCGTTTTGGATCAATATCCACTGATGTCTTCGCCCAGAAAGCAAATATAGTTGAATCCAAAACCTAAATAAGAACCGCAAACAGACATTAATCTCACTCACCATTGCATATtgtgttaaaaaaaacagaCATCATTTTCATAAGAACAAGCTGGCTAACTGACCTCCCATCTCGTCAGTGAATCGAGGGGATAAATCCTTAGGGTCCTGCTTGTATCTGGATCAAGCATGCGAATTCCATCTAGACCAATCTGCAACAGCACCATCAAGACATCATCTCATGTATCAAAATGGCaatagatttttcttttttcatcaaTGGCAACTAGTAAATGTGGGTGCAAGGGAAATTATTAAATCATAGCACGAGAATTTCATGTTTTGCCCATGATGCATAATTTCATGAATCTGATCATAACCGTACCTGGCAAAGCACATCAGTAGGGTTCCCTGCACCCTCTGGCAGCAGCTTAACCCGAAATTTCTGAGCACCACCACTCTCATCCTCATGCGTGTCCACCTTCGGAAGGGCCCTCGCGATCGCCCCAAAGCTCCCACCACCCCcactgccaccgccaccaccgctccaGGGCTGCTGCTCCCCTCCAGATGGGACACTGATCGACCGCCCATAGTCATCAAACAGCGCGGATCCCGACCGCGCAGGGGCCGTGCCGCGCGCGCCGTACGGCTccgaaccgccgccgccgcggtacGCGTACGCGCCCTCGTTCAGGTAATCCTCGTTGTCGTAccccgcggccggcggctggTACCCGCCCCCGTAGTACGGGGCGTCGTAGGGCAGCGGCGGAGGGTTGGGCTCCGCAGCCGGTGGGGGCGTGGACtgggtgggcggcggcgtgtAGTTGTAGTACGGCTCCGGCGGGTAGGGCGCGGGGTTGGTGTGGTAGGGCGGGTACCCGACGGCGCCGTACTGGGGCTGTGGGGGCGGCGGCTGCGAGTAGGCCGGGGCGGAGGGCGGCTGGTCGGAGTAGCCTCCGCCGACGGAGtagggcggcgcggaggcggagacgtagccgcccgcccccgccgccgacgcgtcGGTGGCGGCTGGGTACGGGTTCGAGTCCGGGGGCGCGTACTGGTGCGGGTAGTAGTGACCGGCGGGATCGGAGGACGCGTAGTCGCCGCTCCCGTGCTGCATCTCCGGTGGCCGATCGGACGGGGGCGTGGGATCAAGGCCGGTGGcgcggacgccgacgaggtCGACGGCGAATTTGATTCGATTCGTTGCGTTGCGTTTGCGTTTGCGTTTGTTGCACGGGGAAAGGAAAGGGGGAAAAGGATGGTGGGGGTTGCTGGTAGGGGGGAGGTTGACGTGTTGGTTCCCAGCCTGGGTTGTTTATTCGTTTTGGAGCGTGCACTTGCGCGGGGGCCGTTCGATTTGGCCGGCAGGTGGGAGTGGACGGCCGTGATGGACCTGTGGTGGATTCGGGCTCGCCTTTCGCGGCAGTTCGCCACGGATGCAGCTAGTTATCAAAAAAGGCGACAAATTCACCAATGTCGCAGCGTATGCACCTATTACCTATCTATTCTTAGCCCACAAGGCCAAGCTTTATCAGCGCcagagagaagaaaagaatcAGCTACATGTGTGGACAAGTTTGATGATATCATCGACATGCACGTGaagtttaaaaaaatcataacctATAAACCAAGAACC harbors:
- the LOC117844638 gene encoding small ribosomal subunit protein uS15z encodes the protein MGRMYGPGKGMSSSVLPYARSAPGWVRSSAAEVEDMIVRAAKKGQQPSQIGTLLRDAHGVPLVHGVTGGKILRVLRARGLAPEVPEDLYFLIKKAVAIRKHLDRNRTDVDAKFRLILVESRVHRLARYYRRAKKIPASWKYESTAASTLVA
- the LOC117844640 gene encoding uncharacterized protein, whose translation is MASLVHQASMPARAMPACDEELVPQGFSCFGRSLSRASSSSRLEYRALQQQQQQEQGEERCAAQDAWSARAKLRWKAVAHEIMAKGGGGGARRRKQQLAAFSYDSRSYALNFDQGAAE
- the LOC117844637 gene encoding protein FREE1, whose translation is MQHGSGDYASSDPAGHYYPHQYAPPDSNPYPAATDASAAGAGGYVSASAPPYSVGGGYSDQPPSAPAYSQPPPPQPQYGAVGYPPYHTNPAPYPPEPYYNYTPPPTQSTPPPAAEPNPPPLPYDAPYYGGGYQPPAAGYDNEDYLNEGAYAYRGGGGSEPYGARGTAPARSGSALFDDYGRSISVPSGGEQQPWSGGGGGSGGGGSFGAIARALPKVDTHEDESGGAQKFRVKLLPEGAGNPTDVLCQIGLDGIRMLDPDTSRTLRIYPLDSLTRWEVLDSTIFAFWAKTSVDIDPKRIRLKSNSYTSNTMLDTVTAATVQFKEIGGDAKSKGTVDAGNPTVQSNEKKKGFDWMFAKPVDEVKDHWVPDEVAKKCHSCAVDFSPFNRRHHCRNCGEIFCDKCSQGRIALTAEDNAPLVRVCDRCMAEVTQRLSMAKEATSRSATVQSHGDLARKLKEEMERNRKSSGPVSGGGASGTRMREVACPTCTVHLQVQVPTSGSETVECGVCQHAFLVSSN